One Misgurnus anguillicaudatus chromosome 19, ASM2758022v2, whole genome shotgun sequence genomic region harbors:
- the LOC141350774 gene encoding uncharacterized protein — MTMLMLVKEELEKMTDPQPCGIKDEDTEEQIDMMEVKEESQAEADEKHQIVKINHNVSQKETLKTEDIKCENSFSEDERPEDHKRTHSEEKPFTCQQCGKSFRRKVNLKAHMRIHTGEKPYTCQQCGNCFTFQSNLSQHKRTHSEEKPFTCQQCGKSFRTKAHLKAHMRIHIEKKRHPCHHCGKSFTTASELKMHMRTHTGEKPYTCQQCGKSFTSQSNLSRHRKTHSGEKPHACQHCDKSFPNTSKLKIHIRVHTGEKPFTCHLCGKSFIKKCYLNVHLSSHTGEKPYVCQHCGKSFRTKTNHNVHLITHTKEKPFTCRECKKSFKNKCNLLTHVRSHTGEKPYICLQCGKGFTSDFNLKRHMTIHTAEKPFPCQQCGKSFRIRADLNVHLRIHTGEKSCVCHFCGKSFVKKCYLDEHLRIHTGEKPYVCDRCGKSFRTKPNLTVHLRTHTEEKPFTCHECKKSFKTKATLNRHMRIHTQ, encoded by the exons atgacaatgttgatgctggtgaaagaggagcttgagaagatgacagatccacaaccatgcggaataaaggatgaagatactgaggaacaaatag ATATGATGGAAGTGAAAGAGGAGAGCCAAGCCGAAGCGGACGAGAAACAccagattgtaaaaataaaccataatgtttcacagaaagaaactctgaagacagaagacataaagtgtgaaaatagTTTCAGTGAAGATGAACGCCCTGAAGATCACAAGAGGACTCACAGTGAGgagaaacctttcacatgtcaacagtgtggaaagagtttcagaagaAAAGTTAACCTTAAAGCacacatgaggattcacactggagagaaaccttacacttgtCAACAATGTGGAAATTGTTTCACCTTTCAATCGAACCTTAGCCAGCACAAGAGGACTCACAGTGAGgagaaacctttcacatgtcaacagtgtggaaagagtttcagaacaAAAGCTCACCTTAAAGcacacatgagaattcacatcGAAAAGAAAAGACACCCATGCCAtcactgtggaaagagttttacaaccgcATCTGAACTTAAGATGCACATGAggactcacactggagagaaaccttacacatgTCAACAATGTGGTAAGAGTTTCACCTCTCAATCGAACCTTAGCCGGCACAGGAAAACTCACAGTGGGGAAAAGCCACACGCGTGCCAACATTGTGACAAGAGTTTCCCAAATACAAGTAAACTTAAGATACACAttagagttcacactggagagaaaccgttcacgtgtcatctgtgtggaaagagttttataaaaaaatgttaccTTAATGTACACCTAAGTagtcacactggagagaaaccatacgTGTGTCAACATTGTGGCAAGAGTTTCAGGACAAAAACAAACCATAATGTACATTTGATCACTCACACTAAAGAGAAACCGTTCACATGCCGTGAGTGTAAGAAGAgtttcaaaaataaatgtaacctTTTAACACACGTGAGaagtcacactggagagaaaccttacatatgtcttcagtgtggaaagGGTTTCACAAGTGACTTCAATCTTAAGAGACACATGACAATTCACACCGCAGAAAAACCGTTcccatgtcaacagtgtggaaagagttttagaaTAAGAGCTGACCTTAATGTACACctaagaattcacactggagagaaatcatgtgtttgtcatttctgtggaaagagttttgtaaaaaaatgttaCCTTGATGAACACctaagaattcacactggagagaaaccatacgTGTGTGATcggtgtggaaagagtttcaggaCAAAACCAAACCTTACTGTACATTTGAGAACTCACACTGAAGAGAAACCGTTCACATGCCATGAGTGTAAAAAGAGTTTCAAAACAAAAGCTACCCTTAACAGACACATGAGAATCCACACTCAATAG